Proteins from one Comamonas flocculans genomic window:
- a CDS encoding amino acid deaminase: protein MAADFRLDASLKGYPPAAAPCLASEIGGQGWNVLAGDLPLPLAVLRRGALAHNLAWMQRYASARGVVLAPHGKTTMSPELCAMQLAAGAWGLSFANVWQAQLGVAAGAVRIVIANQVLQDADLDALDALLASHAGLRVYFLVDSLRQLALIEDWERRHASARVFDVLLELGVPGQRTGYRTHEQALALARAAAASTAVRLCGIECYEGLLATGDSAHDALAVTELVRRALALARAVDAEDLWAAGEAQILLSAGGSAVFDLVLPLLRAQGLSRPVTGVLRSGCYLTHDHGNYQRFVHLVAEREGLRDSLQPALTVWALVQSVPEPGLALLNAGRRDLSFDIDLPKPVRWAAAATRVARPAPEGWKISALNDQHAYLRFPAGAAAPAVGDRVELGISHPCTTFDKWRWMALVEDDGAVSGAIHTCF, encoded by the coding sequence ATGGCGGCGGATTTCCGGCTGGACGCATCGCTCAAGGGTTATCCGCCCGCTGCCGCGCCCTGCCTTGCCAGCGAGATCGGCGGGCAGGGCTGGAACGTGCTCGCCGGCGACCTGCCGCTGCCGCTGGCAGTGCTGCGCCGCGGCGCGCTGGCGCACAACCTTGCGTGGATGCAGCGCTACGCGAGCGCGCGCGGCGTGGTGCTGGCGCCCCACGGCAAGACCACGATGTCGCCCGAGCTGTGCGCCATGCAGCTGGCTGCCGGCGCCTGGGGCCTGAGCTTTGCCAACGTCTGGCAGGCGCAGCTGGGTGTGGCCGCGGGCGCGGTGCGCATCGTGATCGCGAACCAGGTATTGCAAGATGCGGATCTCGATGCGCTGGATGCGCTGCTGGCCAGCCATGCGGGATTGCGCGTGTACTTTCTTGTTGATTCTTTGCGCCAGCTGGCCTTGATCGAAGACTGGGAACGCCGCCATGCCAGCGCGCGGGTGTTCGACGTGCTGCTGGAGCTGGGTGTCCCGGGCCAGCGCACGGGCTACCGTACGCACGAGCAGGCGCTGGCGCTGGCCCGCGCGGCTGCGGCCAGCACGGCGGTGCGCCTGTGCGGCATCGAGTGTTACGAGGGGCTGCTTGCCACCGGCGACAGCGCGCACGACGCGCTGGCCGTCACCGAGCTGGTGCGGCGCGCCCTGGCGCTGGCGCGCGCCGTGGATGCCGAAGACCTGTGGGCCGCGGGCGAGGCGCAAATCCTGCTTTCCGCGGGCGGCTCGGCGGTGTTCGACCTGGTGCTGCCGCTGCTGCGGGCACAGGGGCTGTCGCGCCCCGTCACCGGCGTGCTGCGTTCGGGTTGCTACCTCACGCACGACCATGGCAACTACCAGCGTTTCGTGCATCTGGTGGCCGAGCGCGAAGGCTTGCGAGACAGCCTGCAGCCCGCGCTCACCGTCTGGGCATTGGTGCAGTCCGTGCCGGAACCCGGCCTGGCGTTGCTCAATGCAGGGCGGCGCGACCTGTCCTTCGATATCGACCTGCCCAAGCCGGTGCGCTGGGCCGCGGCCGCCACGCGCGTTGCGCGCCCGGCGCCCGAGGGCTGGAAGATCAGCGCGCTCAACGACCAGCACGCCTACCTGCGCTTTCCCGCCGGAGCCGCTGCACCGGCTGTGGGCGACCGCGTGGAGCTGGGCATTTCCCACCCCTGCACCACCTTCGACAAGTGGCGCTGGATGGCGCTGGTGGAAGACGATGGCGCGGTGAGCGGCGCCATCCATACCTGTTTCTAG
- the ffh gene encoding signal recognition particle protein, translating to MASALTDKLSRLVKQMRGQARITEANVQDMLREVRMALLEADVALPVVRDFIARVKEKALGQEVLGSLKPGQALVGIVNKELAATMGEGVADINLAAQPPAVILMAGLQGAGKTTTTAKLAKHLQEKRKKKVLTVSGDVYRPAAIEQLRTVTAQAGAEWFASGPEQKPREIALAALDYAKKHFFDVLLVDTAGRLAIDEVLMQEIKELHAVLNPVETLFVVDAMQGQDAVNTARAFKEALPLTGIVLTKLDGDSRGGAALSVRQITGAPIKFAGVSEKLDGLEVFDAERHAGRILGMGDIVALVEQVAQGVDMEAAQKLAAKVKSGDGFDLNDFLGQLQQMKQMGGLSSLMDKLPAQLAAKAGQVDMGKAERDIRRKEGIICSMTPHERRRPDIIKATRKKRIAAGAGVQVQEVNRLLNEFDQMRTMMKKMKSGGLMKMMKKMGGMKGMPGMPGMPF from the coding sequence ATGGCGTCCGCCCTTACCGACAAGCTCTCGCGCCTGGTCAAACAGATGCGCGGCCAGGCGCGCATCACCGAAGCCAACGTGCAGGACATGCTGCGCGAGGTACGCATGGCGCTGCTGGAGGCGGACGTGGCGCTGCCGGTGGTGCGCGACTTCATCGCGCGCGTCAAGGAAAAGGCGCTGGGCCAGGAGGTGCTGGGCAGCCTGAAGCCCGGGCAGGCACTGGTCGGCATCGTCAACAAGGAGCTTGCGGCGACCATGGGCGAGGGCGTGGCCGACATCAACCTGGCCGCGCAGCCGCCCGCCGTCATCCTGATGGCCGGCCTGCAGGGCGCGGGCAAGACCACGACCACCGCCAAGCTGGCGAAACACCTGCAAGAGAAGCGCAAGAAGAAGGTGCTCACCGTCTCGGGCGACGTGTACCGGCCGGCCGCCATCGAGCAGCTCAGGACCGTGACCGCGCAGGCCGGGGCAGAGTGGTTTGCCTCCGGCCCCGAACAGAAGCCGCGCGAGATCGCGCTTGCCGCACTGGACTATGCAAAGAAGCATTTCTTCGACGTGCTGCTGGTCGATACCGCCGGGCGCCTGGCCATCGACGAAGTGCTGATGCAGGAAATCAAGGAGCTGCATGCCGTCCTGAACCCGGTGGAGACCTTGTTCGTCGTCGATGCGATGCAGGGCCAAGACGCGGTCAACACCGCCCGCGCCTTCAAGGAGGCGCTGCCGCTCACCGGCATCGTGCTCACCAAGCTCGATGGCGACTCGCGCGGCGGCGCGGCGCTGTCGGTGCGACAGATCACCGGCGCGCCGATCAAGTTCGCGGGCGTGTCGGAAAAGCTCGACGGACTGGAGGTCTTCGACGCCGAGCGCCATGCCGGGCGCATCCTGGGCATGGGCGACATCGTCGCGCTGGTCGAGCAGGTGGCCCAGGGTGTGGACATGGAGGCGGCGCAAAAGCTCGCGGCCAAGGTCAAGAGCGGCGACGGCTTTGACCTCAACGACTTCCTCGGCCAGCTGCAGCAGATGAAGCAGATGGGCGGGCTGTCCAGCCTCATGGACAAGTTGCCCGCGCAGCTTGCCGCCAAGGCCGGCCAGGTGGACATGGGCAAGGCCGAGCGCGACATCCGGCGCAAGGAAGGCATCATCTGCAGCATGACGCCGCACGAGCGCCGCCGCCCCGACATCATCAAGGCCACGCGCAAGAAGCGCATCGCGGCCGGCGCGGGCGTGCAGGTGCAGGAGGTGAACCGCCTGCTCAACGAATTCGACCAGATGCGCACCATGATGAAGAAGATGAAGAGCGGCGGCCTGATGAAGATGATGAAGAAGATGGGCGGGATGAAGGGCATGCCGGGCATGCCGGGCATGCCGTTCTGA